The following DNA comes from Lentibacillus sp. Marseille-P4043.
AGTGGGATCTTTGTATTTTTAGCAAGCATTATCGTCATTGGCGGTTTTGCGGGTATGCCATTTGGGGTGTTAGCTTTAGGGATGATAACCATCGCAATTTTGTTTCTTGTTTTTGGAAGAAAAGTATTGTGGAGAAAGATTATCTATACTATTGTCATTCTTTTTGTCATTTCAACCATCACATATGACTACCTAAACAATGTTGATTATTGGGTAGTAAAAAAATCGGAACATAACACGAACACATATATGGAAAACCTTCAGCAAAATAGCGATGTCCGGGGATATAAAACAGTTACCATATCTGAAGGAGCCAAAGCTATTATTCTTTCATTGGGTGAAGAAATGGCTGGCAATAGTATCGAAGTATTGGATGTCGAGGAACAAGGATACACGACTCATGTAAAAATAAGGACGTTTTATGATCAATCAACAGAGAAAAATCCAATGATCATGATAGGGTTAGATCGCCTGCAGAAGGAAGTTGTCATCACAGATACGGATGGAACGGTATATGAAGAAGTAGAGTGAATAGTTGGGGGATTCTTTTTCGGAATTGAGTAGAAAATCTACTTGTTACAGCCTTCTAAAATGAAACAGCGAATTACTTTCTAAGAAACCACCATAGTTAAAGAGGTGATTTTAATTAATCGGAAATTAGTGAAACAACAAATCAAAAATTGCACAATTGATGATTTAGAAGCGTGGAGAAATCACGCAGTAAAGTGCAAGGATTATTTTTTGAAGTATCGGAATGAATACGAGATTGAAGAATGTAACTTTATCATTTTTCATATTGATCAACAATTGATGATATGAGGAAACTAAGTAAAAAGCGGGTTAAAGAATTGAAATTCATTGCAAGTTCCTTTGGTTATAGCTTTTCCGAAAACTGGTAACCATGAAAGAACGAGGCTATATGAATTTTTATCAAAGGAGTGGATGACAAAGACAATGGACAAAGAGCATGTTTCTAGTGGAGCAAGGAAAATACGTTATTGTTGGTGGATTCATCTTTTAATTTTTGTTAGTGCACAACTTGCTTTCTTCATTGTTGATAATTATTCCCATTGGGTTATATTCAATCTAAATCCGCTTGGAGAATGGGTTGAGGCTAACCTTAGTTACCTTTGGGATTGGATTCAGCTATACGAATATCAACTGTTTAATTTGGTAACTGTTGTCTGGGGAATTGCTTTAATCATCGATGGAATCATCTCATTTTTTAATGCAATTTTTCACTCTACTAGAGACGACATATCTAAACCCTAGCGTAAAAATTCACCCTAATAAAGCGAGATACATTAGGGTGGGCAAGGAAAACCCGCCCAATGATTGACGGTTACTTAATGGTTACTTGTCTGCCACTGAGCCAACCAGTTATAAGAACAAATATAGAAATAATTAATAATAGAAATAGCGGCGCCGTCCAACTTCCTGTCAAGTCATGTAAGCTACCAAATAATACTGGCCCAAGTGCGGCAAGTAAGTAACCGAATGATTGTGCCATTCCCGATAGTTCTGAGGCGTCATATCCATCCTTTGTTCGTAATGTAAAAAACATCATCGATAAACTAAATCCACTACCACATCCAACTCCTATCATGATAACGGAAATAATGATCAAGCTTGGATGCCCGCTTAGTAAACCGAGTACACCTAAAATAAAAATAATCCCTGTCAAGGCACCCAATACTTTTTGCTTGTTCATTTTATCAGCGATAATTGGCATAACAAATGTTGTAGGGATTAGAGAGAATTGCATCAGTGATAACATCCAACCTGCTTCACTCGGAGAATACCCATTTGCTTGTAATATTTCTGGTAGCCACGTCATCGGTGTATAAAACATAAGTGACTGGAATCCCATAAAAATGGTTACTTGCCAAGCTGTAAAAGAAGTCCACATATTTGTTTTCTTGCTTTTCTTTGTTGAATCAGATGTGGATGTTTCTGTAGAATGATGCAATTGTGGAAACCATAGAATCAGCGCAATTATCACTAATATCGCCCAAGCTCCTAGCGCCCCTTGCCATCCGAAACCACCTATATTTGATAACGGTACACTAAATCCCGATGCTAATCCGCCGAATATATTCATGACAACAGTATAAAGCCCCGTAATGATACCAATTTTCAATGGAAAGCTCATTTTGATAAAACCTGGCAATAATACGTTTCCAAAAGCAATTGCAATTCCTATTAGAGCAGTACCGACAAACAATGTCCCAACACCAGTAATGGAACGAATGATCATTCCAATGAACAGTATGATCATCGATAGGAAAATAGTTTTTTCCATTCCGAAGCGGTTGGCTATTTTAGGTGCAAAAGGAGAAATGAATGCAAAAGCGAGGAGTGGTAACGTAGTAATGATTCCAATTGCTGCATTACTTACTCCTAAACTATCGCGAATTGTGGGAACTAACGAACCGACAGATGTTAAAGGAGCACGTAAATTAGCAGCGAATAACAGTATCGCGGCTAGTAATAAAAACGCCCCCTGCTCTTTCGTTTTTCTTTGCTGTATATCTAACGTCATTTTTTGTGCCTCCACTGTTATTTCAAACCCATTTCATGCATTTATTTAGTTTAACGCAACGATTTTAAAATGCAAAGTATGTAACTTCAGTTGTCATGTTGGCAAAATAATCAATCTTACTATAAGGTGGCACCGAACATTTTAAAAGGATAATGTGCTAGGAGAAAGGAAGCAATAAAAGTAAATATCACACATAATGAGAAGGTAAATAACTTTAGGGAAAGCGTATAGTTATGAACAATAATATGGTAAAATAAATGGTAAGATAAATTTGAAAAATGGGATATTTTCAAACTAGTAATGTCGCGAACTTTATTTTTTTCATACTCCAAGATAAGACACAGATCGTTCCATTCTGAGGTGGACTTGGCGTAAAAATTGGAAAGTTGATTAAACTTAATAGGAGCCTTTTGTATGAAAAATACGTTGAAAAGTTGGAAAAACCCAGCGGTATTATTGTGTTCGGTTGGAATTTCTAGCATAGGTGACTTTATTTACTTAGTTGCGATTAATATTATCGTATATCAAATTACGGGTTCAGCAGCAGCTGTTGCAGGGCTTTGGATCATCGGACCATTAACGAATATCGTAACAAAATTCTGGACTGGTAGTTTTATAGACTATCGAAGTAAAAGAAGCGTAATGATCGTAACATATATAATGAGAGCAGTGTTCATCTGTTTCATCCCCTTAGCACCAAATATGATTGTTATCTATGCGATCCTAGTTGTCTTAAGTGTAGCAGGGGCTTTTTTCAATCCATCATCCATGACGTATGTTGCCATTCTTGTGCCAAAAGAAAAAAGAAAGCGGTTTAACTCAATCCGCTCATTTGCAAGTTCCGGTGCATTTATTATTGGTCCTGCAATCGGGGGTTCACTTATTTTATTAACATCTGTTGAAGCAACATTATGGCTTAATGCATCATTCTTTGTAATCGCTGCAATTTTATTACTATTGCTTCCCGATAAAGAAAATATTGATAAAGAAACGATTCCGACATTGACTTTTTCACAAGTAGTCCGTGACTTTACGATCGTTCAGAAATTTATGGCTAGCAATAAATATGTTTCGTTTATTTACCTCGGTTTTATTATGGTTATGATTTTTTCATTTGCTATGGATGCACAGGAAGTAGTTTTCACCCAACAAGTCATTGGGCTTTCCGAAATGGACTATAGCTTGTTGATTAGTATAACCGGAATTGGTTCGGTGGTAGGTGCAGTTTTACTGTCTCTTTTTTCAAATAAATTTTCACTTAGATATATGATTGTCATCGGGTTAACCATGATGATAATAGGTTATGTGATCTATGCATTTTCCTGGTCTTTTGCATCGATAGTTGTTGGATTTGTAATTTTAGGTTTCTTTAATGTGTTCCTAAATGCTGGGATGATGACTTTCTATCAGAACAATGTTCCTGTAGACATAATGGGTAGAGTCACAAGCATTTACCAGCTCATCCAAAGCGCTGTTCAAGTAGTATTTATTCTGGCAATTGGGTTCGTGGCGGATCTTGTTTCCTTACGACTCACGATCGTCACATTAGCACTTGTCATGTTGCTAGCATCGTTTATTTTTTCATTTTTAGTTTTGATGCCAAATAAAAAGCTTTTTTACCGGGAAGATGATAGCCAAGACGAGGAATTAAATACAACAGTATAAAAGGGGAAGCATCTTCTGTCATTTAAGGACATAACTGAGGAAAAAACTGAAAAGAATACGTAATTATCTAAATCGGGAAAAGTGGTGCCCGATGTAATTTAGAATCGTTGCAGTAGAATTTGGGAGGAAAGAAGTTATGGATATATTCCAATTCGAATCGTATCTAAAAATTGATACCGAACAATTTCATGAAGTAAATGTAAAGACGCTGAATCATTATCTTGAGCGTTATATGTTGACTGTCCCATTTGAAAATATTGATGTGCAAAATCAAAAGCCAATTTCAGTTGATGTGGACCATTTATATAACAAAATAGTTCATCATAAACGTGGCGGTTTTTGTTATGAAATGAATACATTATTTCGGCATTATTTATTAGAAAAAGGATTCGATGCGCATCTTGTATCAGCAACCGTTCATACACCAAATGGAGGCTGGAGCAGGCCAGGGTCTCATATGTCTCTCATTGTTTATTTAGATAAACCGTATGTAGCAGATGTTGGTTTTGGCGATTTGCCTTTGCATGCGATGCCATTGGATTACGAAGATGAGCTTGATATTGTAAACGATATTAATGGATCCTATCGTGCAATTTATATAGATAATGACAAGTTTCATGTACAAAAGTGGTTGGGTGATCATTGGCGTACGTCATATGAAGGTACATTAACATCACGAAGCATTGCCGAGTTTAACGAGCCATTAGCCTTTAACCAGTATAATGAAAACTCAATTTTTGTAAAGAAACTTGTAATCTCGATACCTAAGACTTATGGTCGTGTAACCATGTCCGAGAATGACTTAACAATCACGCGACAAGGGGAAAAGAGTAGAACACCTGTAACAAAGGGCAACTATCAACAATTTTTAAATGACTATTTCGATTTACATGTGAAAATAGCATGTCTAGAAAATCTAAAAAGCAATTAGGCGTGTTAGAGTATGTTTTGAATGGCTGTGTCGCAAAAGTACTTTTAAATAGAGTTTTCCTAAAGTGAAATGATGCAACGATATCCAGAGCGACTTTAAACTGTGAAGTAGGAAGAATCCTTTGAGGTGATCAAAATGAGTGCGTTAAGTAAAAATGTAAAACAAGAACTCGCAAATGCATTGGACGATAGAAATGAGGCTATGTTTGTGGCCGATGGAAAACTGTTCTCCCTTGAAGTGTATAATACGGAATCAGGAGATGAAAGTCTTGGCAATTTGGAACAGGAAATTGAATCATACCCGGAATTAAAAGACTCGCTCCAGCGTTTTCTTGATAATCCTGACATGAAAAGGTATACCGCAAAAGAATTAAAGGAGCTGCGGTATGACCAAAGAAGATAACATGATTGATGAAATTGATCGTCTGTTATCTTCTTTTCCATATGCCAAAAAGATGGTTGATCAAGGGGCCTTCAAAGATTTGCGTTGCCTTACATACGGAAATCGCCGCCATCGAATGCTAAATTATGTGGTTTATGAAAATGAAGAAGATATTGATGTCATTAACATTTTGCCATCTCGTTCAAAGCGAAAACGAATAAAATAATTCCTGAATCGGGCCAGATTGTTACTTATAAAAACGGAAGGAGGAAATGAATATGAGTAAGGTTTTTTTATCTCAGTTTTGGCTGTAATATTTTTTACTTATAAACTTGTAGTGATACTCAAAAGCGAAGAAGCACCGAAAAGTAATAGGAGACTTGCTTGGTTATTTTACAGTCTTAGTGTAATCGGATTAGTAATAGGTAACGCTTATTTCTACAATTCGGTCTAAGTAAGTCAGTGTTCTGCAATCGGGCGCATATTCGAAATAAGACTTGGCGCTTGTACACATAAGGATCATTTAATTGAGTAAGAAAAAGGAGGGATGAGGATGGATCAAAAAAAGCAAACAGAACCATTTGTTATCATAGGTTTTGTGTTGCTCGCCTTCGCTTTTTTATTCAAGTGGGAATTTATATATAGCGAACCTGTTGTCGATCGGTTGCTTGGTTTGATTGGCGTAACTGCGTGGTCTAATGGTAATAGTGGTTTTCATTTCACAGGAATTATTTCTCTTATACTATTAATTATAGGTCTGTTTTTTCTGGCCAAACGATACAGCGGTAAATTGATTTTTGTTTTCTTTCTTGCGATGATACTCATACCCACTAACTTGTTTGCAAACGTGTATCAATCAAACTTTGCAAATGGTATTTATGCGTTAGAATTCCAACAGGACGCAAGCAATTGTGAATATGATACAAATGATTCAGGTATTGTTGAAGGCAATTGTAAAATCTCCATTGTGAACCATAGTAGCGATCCCGTTACTTTCCGTGTTTCAATAGACCAAAAATATGATCACAATAGATTCAATGTAATGGACATAATTAATCTGAAAGACCACCAATTAAAACTTGATGCGAATGAACATAGAACATTTGACATTAATTTCAGACATTCGCTTCAATCGTCAAAATACCAAAGTGTAGGCGGGCAACTTGATATATTTAATCTCATAATCGCTGATGATGATAATAAAAGGCGGTTATAGAGTCATCGAAATA
Coding sequences within:
- a CDS encoding CynX/NimT family MFS transporter yields the protein MTLDIQQRKTKEQGAFLLLAAILLFAANLRAPLTSVGSLVPTIRDSLGVSNAAIGIITTLPLLAFAFISPFAPKIANRFGMEKTIFLSMIILFIGMIIRSITGVGTLFVGTALIGIAIAFGNVLLPGFIKMSFPLKIGIITGLYTVVMNIFGGLASGFSVPLSNIGGFGWQGALGAWAILVIIALILWFPQLHHSTETSTSDSTKKSKKTNMWTSFTAWQVTIFMGFQSLMFYTPMTWLPEILQANGYSPSEAGWMLSLMQFSLIPTTFVMPIIADKMNKQKVLGALTGIIFILGVLGLLSGHPSLIIISVIMIGVGCGSGFSLSMMFFTLRTKDGYDASELSGMAQSFGYLLAALGPVLFGSLHDLTGSWTAPLFLLLIISIFVLITGWLSGRQVTIK
- a CDS encoding arylamine N-acetyltransferase family protein, with the protein product MDIFQFESYLKIDTEQFHEVNVKTLNHYLERYMLTVPFENIDVQNQKPISVDVDHLYNKIVHHKRGGFCYEMNTLFRHYLLEKGFDAHLVSATVHTPNGGWSRPGSHMSLIVYLDKPYVADVGFGDLPLHAMPLDYEDELDIVNDINGSYRAIYIDNDKFHVQKWLGDHWRTSYEGTLTSRSIAEFNEPLAFNQYNENSIFVKKLVISIPKTYGRVTMSENDLTITRQGEKSRTPVTKGNYQQFLNDYFDLHVKIACLENLKSN
- a CDS encoding MFS transporter, which translates into the protein MKNTLKSWKNPAVLLCSVGISSIGDFIYLVAINIIVYQITGSAAAVAGLWIIGPLTNIVTKFWTGSFIDYRSKRSVMIVTYIMRAVFICFIPLAPNMIVIYAILVVLSVAGAFFNPSSMTYVAILVPKEKRKRFNSIRSFASSGAFIIGPAIGGSLILLTSVEATLWLNASFFVIAAILLLLLPDKENIDKETIPTLTFSQVVRDFTIVQKFMASNKYVSFIYLGFIMVMIFSFAMDAQEVVFTQQVIGLSEMDYSLLISITGIGSVVGAVLLSLFSNKFSLRYMIVIGLTMMIIGYVIYAFSWSFASIVVGFVILGFFNVFLNAGMMTFYQNNVPVDIMGRVTSIYQLIQSAVQVVFILAIGFVADLVSLRLTIVTLALVMLLASFIFSFLVLMPNKKLFYREDDSQDEELNTTV